A window of Streptomyces sp. Je 1-332 genomic DNA:
GCGCCGACGAGTTCCGCCAGCGCGGGGTGATCGTGCGCAGCAACGGCCTCGACCCCATCGCGCGCACCTCCCCGGAGCGCTGGTTCACGCCCGGCTTCGCCGCCGCGCAGCCCGCCATCACCGACTGGGCCGTACAGATGGTGCGGACGACCGACCCGGGCTGCTACATCGCCGCCTGCGAAGCTCTCGCCGCCTTCGACGTGCGTGCCGAGCTGGGGCGGATCGGGGTGCCCACGCTCGTCCTGGTCGGCTCGGAGGACCAGGTCACCGGGCAGGGCGAGGCCCGCACCCTGGTCGCGGGCATCCCGGACGCCCGCCTCGCCGTGGTGCCGGGAGCGTCCCACCTGGCCCCGGTCGAGCAGCCCGCGGCCGTCACCGACCTTCTCGTACGCCACTTCTCCACCGCCTGGCAGCTCGCGCCCGACGCCACAGGGACGCACGCGGCGATCAGCGCACCGCCGGTCAAGCCGGTGCTCGCGCCGCCGATCCCCGTCTTCCCCGTCGCCGAGATCGGCCCCACGGAGCAGCCCGAGGCCGTGGGCGGCGGACGCCCCGACCCGTACGAGGCGGGGATCAAGGTCCGCCGCGAGGTGCTCGGAGACGCGCACGTGGACCGCGCGCTCGCCGCGGCCGACGACTTCTCCACTGATTTCCAGGAGCTCATCACGCGCTACGCGTGGGGCGAGGTCTGGAACAGGCCCGGCCTCGACCGGCGCTCCCGCAGCTGCGTCACGCTCACCGCGCTCGTCGCGGGCGGCCACCTCGACGAGCTGGCCTTCCACACCCGCGCGGCCCTGCGCAACGGCCTCACCCCGCAGGAGATCAAGGAAGTCCTGCTCCAGGCGGCCGTCTACTGCGGCGTACCCGCGGCCAACTCCGCCTTCAAGGTCGCCCAGGCCGTGATCCGTGAGGAAACCACGCCCCAGGAGTAGCAGGATGGGGGCATGACGACTGCCGCGAAGCGCATCAAGCTCACGAAGAAGACACACGCCTGCGTCCGCCTGGAGCGGGACGGACGAAGCCTCGTCATCG
This region includes:
- the pcaC gene encoding 4-carboxymuconolactone decarboxylase, whose translation is MSETPTNTLQYRFDGPEDAPVLILGPSLGTTWHMWDRQVPELVKQWRVFRFDMPGHGGAPAHPCGSVGELAQRLLATLDEVGVQRFGYAGCAFGGAIGAELALRHPQRVASLALISASPRFGSADEFRQRGVIVRSNGLDPIARTSPERWFTPGFAAAQPAITDWAVQMVRTTDPGCYIAACEALAAFDVRAELGRIGVPTLVLVGSEDQVTGQGEARTLVAGIPDARLAVVPGASHLAPVEQPAAVTDLLVRHFSTAWQLAPDATGTHAAISAPPVKPVLAPPIPVFPVAEIGPTEQPEAVGGGRPDPYEAGIKVRREVLGDAHVDRALAAADDFSTDFQELITRYAWGEVWNRPGLDRRSRSCVTLTALVAGGHLDELAFHTRAALRNGLTPQEIKEVLLQAAVYCGVPAANSAFKVAQAVIREETTPQE